A stretch of DNA from Leptotrichia sp. oral taxon 215 str. W9775:
TATATTTCAGATATTATGCTTAAAAAGGAACTGCCGGAAGAATGGAAAAAATCGGAGAAAATGCATAATACATGAGTTGGAGGGGCACTTCTGGAGGAAGAACTGGAAAAAATAATAGAAAAGGCAGGGTTTAAAAATATACTTATTATAAAAGATGAAGTAACGGATGCCTATGCTGAAAAATGGGGATATGGATTGAAAATAAAGGAATATATTCAAAGAGGAATGATTATGGGTGAAAAATAACCTAATGACATACAATGGGAGGAACTATAAAATATGAAAAAGAATGAAATAATGATTTGTGGGAAAAAATGTATCCTGTATTTAAACGAAGATACTGAATATATACTGATACAGCCTGTGGATGAAAATGATATAAGTGTGCTGGATAATGAAGTGAAGCACATAGAAGAAAATACAGACAGGAATTTTAGCCTTGTGGCGTTTAAAATAGAAGACTGGAATAGCGAACTTACTCCATGGGAAATGCCACTTCTTAGAGGAAAAGGAAATTTTGGAGACGGTGCAACCAGAACATTGGAATTTATAAAAAATGACCTGATACCAGCTTTGTCAGAATGTATAAATACTGGAAATAATGAGATAAAGTATATTTTAGGAGGGTATTCGCTGGCGGGACTGTTTTCCTTGTGGAGCGGATACCAGACAGATATTTTTGAAGGAATAGCTGCGGTTTCTCCATCAGTCTGGTACAAAAGATGGATAGAATACGTGGAAGCTGGAAAACCTTTATCAGAAAAAATTTATCTGAGCCTCGGAGATACAGAAGAAAAAACAAAACATCAGATTTTGTCTAAAATAGGTGATAATATAAGAAAACAGCATGAAATTCTTGAAAAATCAGAAAATGTGAAGACAGTTCTTGAATGGAATGAAGGAAATCACTTTCAAAATCCTGATATAAGAACTGCAAAAGGATTTTTATGGGTGATGAATAAGTAGGGGATTTGAGGGAATAATTTATGAAAAAAATTTTAATAATAACATTATTTTTATTACTAATTTATTATTGTTTTAATAGGGGGAGATAATTAAAGAAAACCATTATGAAATTTCAATGCNNNNNNNNNNNNNNNNNNNNNNNNNNNNNNNNNNNNNNNNNNNNNNNNNNNNNNNNNNNNNNNNNNNNNNNNNNNNNNNNNNNNNNNNNNNNNNNNNNNNAAAATTTCTAATATTGAAGATATAAATTTTGACAGTGGTAATATAATTATTAAATTAAAAAGTTTACAGAATGATTTATATTTGAAACTGTCATAAAAGACAAGGCTGATAATAAAATATATAATTTAAAACGTGAAATAGATATATTATTTGTGGAGCAGGGAAAAATCAGAAGATGGACTTTTGACCATTAATATTATTTCTTAAAATATATTTGATAAGTCAAAAAATTAAATTATAAATAAAAATTACATTTTTTAAAATTAAAAGGAATTGTCACAGGGTATTTAAAAGACTTTATTTTAAATATCAGGTTGTGGTATACTTAATATATTGAAATTTATAAAAAAATAAAAGAGGGAGTGACTTTATGAGAAAAAAAGCTGTTCC
This window harbors:
- a CDS encoding alpha/beta hydrolase, with amino-acid sequence MKKNEIMICGKKCILYLNEDTEYILIQPVDENDISVLDNEVKHIEENTDRNFSLVAFKIEDWNSELTPWEMPLLRGKGNFGDGATRTLEFIKNDLIPALSECINTGNNEIKYILGGYSLAGLFSLWSGYQTDIFEGIAAVSPSVWYKRWIEYVEAGKPLSEKIYLSLGDTEEKTKHQILSKIGDNIRKQHEILEKSENVKTVLEWNEGNHFQNPDIRTAKGFLWVMNK